In Blautia sp. SC05B48, a single genomic region encodes these proteins:
- the ilvN gene encoding acetolactate synthase small subunit, with amino-acid sequence MEKRILSILVDNTSGVLSRVAGLFSRRGYNIDSITAGVTADQRYSRMTVVCEGDDQMLQQITKQLAKQEDVRDVKVLEQDDSVARELMLVKVAVKPEQRQGALSVADIFRAKVVDVSKDSLIMEMTGSQNKLKAFVELMADYEILELARTGITGLSRGSDDVRYL; translated from the coding sequence ATGGAAAAGAGAATACTATCCATCCTTGTGGATAATACCTCCGGAGTCCTTAGCCGTGTGGCTGGCCTTTTCAGTCGCCGTGGTTATAATATTGACAGCATTACCGCAGGAGTGACTGCAGATCAGAGATATTCCCGTATGACAGTTGTTTGTGAGGGAGATGACCAGATGCTCCAGCAGATTACTAAGCAGCTGGCGAAGCAGGAAGATGTACGGGATGTTAAGGTCCTTGAACAGGACGACAGCGTTGCCCGTGAGCTGATGCTCGTTAAAGTTGCTGTGAAGCCAGAACAGAGACAGGGAGCTCTTTCTGTTGCAGATATCTTCCGTGCCAAGGTGGTGGATGTAAGTAAGGATTCACTTATTATGGAGATGACCGGAAGTCAGAACAAGCTGAAAGCGTTTGTGGAGCTGATGGCTGACTATGAGATCCTTGAGCTTGCAAGAACAGGAATCACAGGTCTGTCACGAGGCAGTGACGATGTCCGGTACCTGTAA
- the ilvC gene encoding ketol-acid reductoisomerase, which produces MANKIFYQEDCNLGLLDGKTIAIIGYGSQGHAHALNLKESGCNVIIGLYKGSKSWKKAEEQGFEVYTAAEAAKKADIIMILINDEKQAALYKNDIEPNLEEGNMLMFAHGFNIHFGCIKPPAYVDVTMIAPKGPGHTVRSEYQAGKGVPCLIAVEQDATGKAQDIALAYALGIGGARAGVLETTFRTETETDLFGEQAVLCGGVCALMQAGFETLVEAGYDPRNAYFECIHEMKLIVDLIYQSGFAGMRYSISNTAEYGDYITGPKIITEDTKKAMKKVLSDIQDGTFAKEFLLDMSDAGAQVHFKAMRKLASEHQSEKVGEEIRKLYSWNGEDKLINN; this is translated from the coding sequence ATGGCAAATAAGATTTTTTACCAGGAAGACTGTAATCTCGGATTATTAGATGGTAAGACAATTGCGATTATTGGATACGGAAGCCAGGGACATGCACATGCATTGAACCTTAAAGAGTCCGGATGTAATGTAATCATCGGCCTTTACAAAGGAAGCAAATCCTGGAAAAAAGCTGAGGAGCAGGGCTTTGAGGTATATACAGCTGCTGAAGCAGCTAAGAAAGCAGATATCATCATGATCCTGATCAACGATGAGAAACAGGCTGCACTTTACAAGAATGATATCGAGCCGAACCTTGAGGAAGGCAACATGCTTATGTTCGCCCATGGTTTCAACATTCATTTCGGATGTATCAAACCACCGGCATATGTTGATGTTACAATGATCGCTCCGAAAGGACCTGGACACACAGTAAGAAGCGAGTATCAGGCTGGCAAAGGTGTTCCTTGTCTGATCGCTGTAGAGCAGGATGCTACAGGTAAAGCTCAGGATATCGCACTTGCATATGCACTTGGAATCGGCGGAGCAAGAGCTGGAGTTCTTGAGACAACATTCCGTACAGAGACAGAGACAGACCTCTTCGGTGAGCAGGCTGTACTTTGCGGTGGTGTTTGCGCACTTATGCAGGCTGGTTTCGAGACACTTGTTGAAGCTGGTTATGACCCAAGAAACGCATACTTCGAGTGTATCCATGAGATGAAACTGATCGTTGACCTGATCTATCAGTCAGGATTCGCCGGAATGAGATATTCTATCTCCAATACAGCTGAGTATGGTGATTACATCACAGGACCGAAGATCATCACAGAGGATACAAAGAAAGCAATGAAGAAAGTTCTTTCCGATATCCAGGATGGTACATTCGCAAAAGAGTTCTTACTCGACATGTCCGATGCAGGTGCACAGGTACACTTCAAGGCTATGAGAAAATTAGCTTCTGAGCATCAGTCTGAGAAAGTTGGCGAGGAGAT